A window of the Pelorhabdus rhamnosifermentans genome harbors these coding sequences:
- a CDS encoding PTS system mannose/fructose/sorbose family transporter subunit IID, translating into MKKLSKKTLNKSFLSWFYGNLTCFSQEHMQTFGYLCAMLPVVEELYDTKEQQKDAMQTYTAFFNTEPQIGALVVGMTAGLEEAKANGQPIDGEAINGIRAGLMGPLAGIGDSMIVGTLIPILLGIGLGLSGDGNPLGAIFYIVVWNVLMWFGMRYAYFKGYDLGGKAVEVLVGEQAQAIRDSIIMIGTIVIGAVAASWININTSLVLPGGGELQKTLNGIYPKMLSGLAVVFCWWLMTKKNISPTMVMLLLVIVAFVGVLIGFFDPGLSY; encoded by the coding sequence ATGAAGAAACTATCGAAAAAGACGCTGAATAAATCGTTCTTATCATGGTTTTATGGAAATCTAACCTGCTTTTCTCAGGAACATATGCAGACGTTCGGCTATCTGTGTGCGATGCTACCAGTCGTCGAAGAGCTCTATGATACGAAGGAACAGCAAAAAGATGCGATGCAGACCTATACGGCTTTCTTTAATACGGAACCTCAAATCGGCGCTCTTGTTGTCGGTATGACGGCAGGTCTTGAAGAAGCCAAAGCCAATGGACAGCCAATCGACGGCGAGGCCATCAATGGTATTCGCGCTGGTCTTATGGGTCCGCTCGCCGGCATCGGCGATTCGATGATTGTCGGGACGCTCATCCCGATTCTTCTCGGTATCGGACTCGGACTTTCGGGCGACGGCAATCCACTCGGGGCGATTTTCTACATTGTTGTTTGGAACGTTTTGATGTGGTTCGGCATGCGGTATGCATATTTTAAAGGCTATGATCTTGGCGGTAAAGCCGTTGAAGTTCTCGTCGGCGAACAGGCACAGGCCATTCGTGATTCGATCATCATGATCGGTACGATTGTCATCGGTGCAGTTGCCGCTTCCTGGATCAACATCAATACTTCGCTTGTTTTGCCGGGGGGCGGAGAGTTGCAGAAAACCTTGAACGGCATTTATCCGAAGATGCTTTCGGGACTTGCAGTTGTCTTCTGTTGGTGGCTCATGACGAAGAAGAACATCTCACCGACGATGGTCATGCTGTTGCTCGTTATTGTCGCTTTTGTCGGTGTTTTGATTGGATTCTTTGATCCGGGCTTGTCTTATTAA
- a CDS encoding sugar ABC transporter substrate-binding protein, with the protein MLEKCKKRLLLLLLLLLVGGVLAFLTDRFLAQDYSMRQNEHRIKFGAVYMTLNNPFYEIIDEEIRAVVENHGDILISRDPALSVSRQAEEIQALIDSGIDVLFLNAVDWQKIGPALEIAYKAHVPVIVIDTNVEDDKLVACTIVSDNYLAGVECAEHLAANAPGGNIVLLKHSEAKSAVDRIQGFTDTIQKYPSFNIIDAAECKGQLELAMPAMEQLLAKHRDIDIVMALNDPAAMGAMAALKNAGQLQNVRVYGVDGAPETKEMIADGHMTATALQSPRVMGRIAAARAYEILAGIHGDKLIKLPTDLLTRENVFRYNIAGWD; encoded by the coding sequence ATGTTAGAGAAATGCAAAAAAAGGTTGCTTTTATTGCTGCTTTTGCTACTCGTCGGCGGAGTGCTGGCGTTCCTGACAGACAGGTTTTTAGCGCAGGATTATTCGATGCGTCAGAATGAACATCGAATAAAATTTGGTGCGGTCTATATGACACTTAATAATCCGTTTTATGAAATCATTGATGAAGAAATCCGGGCGGTGGTCGAAAATCATGGCGATATTCTGATTTCACGTGATCCGGCACTGAGCGTTTCGCGTCAAGCGGAGGAGATCCAGGCGCTTATCGACAGTGGGATTGATGTTTTATTCCTGAATGCTGTGGATTGGCAGAAAATCGGTCCGGCACTTGAGATCGCCTATAAGGCACATGTCCCCGTCATTGTGATCGATACGAATGTGGAAGATGATAAGCTTGTAGCCTGTACAATTGTTTCGGATAATTATTTGGCAGGGGTCGAATGCGCTGAACATTTGGCGGCAAATGCCCCCGGGGGAAACATTGTTTTGCTCAAGCATTCGGAAGCGAAATCTGCGGTAGACCGCATTCAGGGATTTACGGACACGATACAAAAATATCCTTCGTTCAACATCATTGATGCGGCGGAGTGCAAAGGCCAGCTGGAACTCGCTATGCCGGCAATGGAACAGCTTTTGGCAAAACATAGGGATATCGATATTGTCATGGCACTCAACGATCCGGCGGCGATGGGCGCTATGGCGGCACTCAAGAATGCGGGGCAACTCCAAAACGTACGTGTTTATGGTGTCGACGGGGCACCGGAGACGAAGGAAATGATCGCGGATGGGCACATGACAGCAACCGCGCTGCAGTCACCACGGGTTATGGGACGTATCGCTGCGGCACGGGCGTATGAGATATTGGCTGGAATCCATGGCGATAAACTCATAAAATTGCCGACAGATCTTTTGACACGGGAAAATGTATTTCGCTATAACATCGCGGGGTGGGACTGA
- a CDS encoding bifunctional glycogen debranching protein GlgX/4-alpha-glucanotransferase: protein MIIVKQALIFHNSQEIAFRSPFGAVSCKQKILLKLRVESEKVPETVLLRIWQDGVGETITTMEQMQVNGDCRTYQVQISAPSNSGVLWYYFMVTLEGIQRYYGNNAAILGGIGQIYDAPPPSYQITVFKKGLNTPNWFKEAVMYQIFPDRFYNGEPDGKILNPKKGSVIHSDWGNTPYYIRDVDTKRIVSYDFFGGNLRGVMAKLSYLKELGISVIYFNPIFEAASNHRYDTGDYKKIDPMLGDNQLFAELCAKARKLGITVILDGVFSHTGSDSVYFNREGRYLGTGAYQSPDSPYYKWYRFIDYPNVYESWWGIDTLPNVEETEPSYVDFIIEGEDSVVKYWLKQGTKGWRLDVVDELPEQFVKKLYKTLKAADPEAVLIGEVWEDASRKTSYGQLRQYLQGEELDSVMNYPLRKALLDFVLGYVDAQYTHQVLMSMCENYPKEIFYALMNFLGTHDVPRVLTLLGEAPPDSELSIAEQAQYRLSAKQKELAIARLKMLVLWQMTFPGVPCIYYGDEAGVEGYIDPFNRGTYPWDHEDGDLQAWYRQIIGYRNKYDALRTGQWIIIKAEADVYAYVRRIVGGRDVFGQIKADNTFLVAFNRNKNQALTVELDVRPWCRGSMIDVLNKDVNISVKSGKIVITLQPLEGKLLLQVEKSAFKRECGVLLHPTSLPSQYGIGDLGEEAYDFINFLHEGKQKNWQILPLNPVGFGESPYQCLSAFAGNHYLISLDRLVKDGLLSAMEVKAHPIFDQDKVNFDKVKIFKEELLRRAFCIFGKQEPPAIYGKFVKENSSWLDNYALFMTLKQYFGGRPWNLWPKDIASRVKEAVEYYQKLLAPEINYHRFLQYVFFTQWSKLKHHAKIKKVKIIGDLPIFVSYDSSDVWSNPELFELDEERLPVKVAGVPPDYFSANGQLWGNPHYRWDRMAQNDYKWWRERFSILINLVDVIRIDHFRGFESYWEISQGETTAVNGRWVKGPGASFFTVMQKYLGELPIISEDLGIITPEVDDLKNEFYFPGMKVLHFAFNRDEAGECMPLMCEKNTAIYTGTHDNDTTVGWYKYVLTAAPCVAECVNKLLQFEDGQTSGELCWKLIEMAYASNANTVIIPMQDILCLGGEARMNFPGTIGDANWAWRCRKATLTDKLAGQLAELATRYNR from the coding sequence ATGATCATTGTGAAACAAGCTTTGATTTTCCATAATTCGCAGGAAATAGCTTTTCGCAGCCCCTTTGGGGCTGTTTCTTGTAAACAAAAGATATTGTTGAAGTTGAGGGTTGAATCAGAAAAAGTGCCTGAGACTGTGCTGTTGAGAATTTGGCAGGATGGTGTTGGCGAAACCATTACAACTATGGAGCAGATGCAAGTCAATGGTGATTGTCGGACATATCAGGTTCAAATCTCAGCTCCAAGTAATTCAGGAGTTTTATGGTATTATTTTATGGTGACATTAGAGGGTATACAGCGTTACTATGGCAATAATGCCGCTATTTTAGGCGGAATCGGACAAATCTATGATGCTCCACCACCTTCTTACCAGATTACAGTATTTAAAAAGGGTCTGAACACGCCAAATTGGTTTAAAGAAGCGGTTATGTATCAAATTTTTCCTGATAGATTTTATAATGGTGAGCCTGACGGCAAAATTCTTAATCCTAAGAAAGGCAGTGTGATCCATAGCGATTGGGGAAATACTCCATATTATATTAGGGATGTGGATACTAAGCGGATCGTGTCTTATGATTTTTTTGGCGGTAATCTTCGGGGCGTTATGGCCAAACTTTCCTATCTTAAGGAACTGGGTATTAGCGTTATTTATTTTAATCCGATTTTTGAAGCAGCCAGTAACCACCGTTATGATACGGGTGATTATAAAAAAATTGATCCGATGCTGGGCGATAACCAACTGTTTGCCGAGTTGTGTGCGAAGGCTAGAAAGTTAGGTATTACAGTGATCCTTGATGGTGTATTTAGTCATACCGGCAGTGATAGTGTGTATTTTAACCGGGAGGGACGCTATCTGGGGACAGGTGCTTACCAGTCTCCAGATTCCCCTTATTATAAATGGTATCGGTTTATTGATTATCCTAACGTTTATGAATCTTGGTGGGGAATTGATACTCTTCCGAATGTCGAAGAAACGGAACCTTCCTATGTAGATTTTATCATCGAAGGCGAAGACAGTGTGGTAAAATATTGGCTTAAGCAAGGTACTAAAGGCTGGCGTCTCGATGTGGTGGATGAGCTTCCTGAGCAATTTGTAAAAAAACTGTATAAGACTTTAAAAGCTGCTGACCCCGAAGCTGTTCTCATCGGTGAAGTGTGGGAAGACGCTTCACGTAAAACTAGTTACGGACAATTGCGTCAGTATTTGCAGGGCGAAGAGTTGGACTCGGTAATGAATTATCCATTGCGGAAAGCGTTGTTGGACTTTGTGTTGGGCTATGTTGATGCTCAATATACTCATCAAGTTCTGATGAGTATGTGTGAAAATTATCCTAAAGAAATTTTTTATGCACTGATGAATTTTTTAGGAACTCATGATGTTCCACGGGTGCTTACATTGTTAGGTGAAGCTCCACCAGATAGTGAATTATCAATTGCCGAGCAGGCCCAATATCGGCTGAGTGCTAAGCAGAAAGAACTAGCTATAGCGCGACTGAAAATGCTAGTGTTATGGCAGATGACGTTTCCAGGTGTGCCCTGTATTTATTATGGCGATGAGGCTGGAGTCGAAGGATATATAGATCCTTTTAATCGCGGAACCTATCCTTGGGATCATGAGGATGGAGATTTGCAGGCCTGGTATAGACAAATTATTGGCTATCGGAACAAATATGACGCTTTACGGACTGGTCAATGGATTATTATAAAAGCTGAGGCTGATGTATATGCTTATGTTCGCCGAATTGTTGGTGGGCGAGATGTATTTGGACAAATCAAGGCTGATAATACGTTTTTAGTAGCTTTTAACCGCAATAAAAACCAAGCGTTAACAGTAGAACTGGATGTTCGCCCGTGGTGCCGAGGGTCTATGATAGATGTTTTGAATAAGGATGTCAATATTTCCGTCAAAAGTGGAAAAATAGTTATCACGTTACAGCCCTTGGAAGGAAAGCTGTTGTTGCAGGTGGAAAAATCTGCTTTTAAGCGGGAATGCGGCGTGCTGCTCCATCCTACATCTCTGCCTTCTCAATACGGTATAGGTGATTTAGGTGAAGAAGCTTATGATTTTATTAATTTTCTTCATGAAGGAAAACAAAAAAATTGGCAGATTCTTCCGCTGAATCCAGTAGGATTTGGCGAATCTCCTTATCAGTGCTTGTCGGCTTTTGCTGGCAATCATTATTTGATCTCGTTGGACAGGCTTGTCAAAGATGGACTGTTGTCGGCGATGGAAGTCAAAGCTCATCCAATATTTGATCAGGATAAGGTGAATTTTGATAAGGTAAAAATCTTTAAAGAAGAACTGCTGCGACGAGCTTTTTGTATTTTCGGGAAGCAGGAACCGCCAGCTATATACGGAAAATTTGTAAAAGAAAACAGTAGTTGGCTCGATAATTATGCTCTGTTTATGACACTTAAACAGTATTTTGGTGGTCGGCCGTGGAATTTATGGCCCAAAGATATTGCCTCCAGGGTGAAGGAAGCAGTTGAATATTACCAAAAGTTGTTGGCACCAGAAATTAACTATCACCGATTTTTGCAATACGTCTTTTTTACACAATGGTCGAAACTTAAACATCACGCTAAAATCAAAAAGGTAAAAATTATTGGTGATTTGCCTATTTTTGTTTCGTATGACAGCAGCGACGTTTGGTCTAATCCAGAACTTTTTGAACTGGATGAAGAACGGCTGCCAGTCAAGGTAGCGGGAGTACCCCCAGACTATTTCAGTGCAAACGGCCAATTGTGGGGAAATCCTCATTATCGCTGGGATAGAATGGCGCAAAACGATTATAAATGGTGGCGGGAAAGGTTTAGTATTCTAATAAATTTGGTAGATGTTATTCGTATTGACCATTTCCGTGGCTTCGAGTCTTATTGGGAGATATCGCAGGGAGAAACTACGGCTGTAAACGGACGGTGGGTCAAGGGGCCGGGGGCCAGCTTTTTTACCGTTATGCAGAAATACTTGGGTGAACTTCCGATTATAAGCGAAGATTTGGGCATCATTACGCCAGAGGTAGATGATCTGAAAAATGAGTTCTATTTTCCTGGCATGAAAGTGTTACATTTTGCTTTTAACAGGGACGAGGCAGGCGAATGTATGCCGCTTATGTGTGAAAAAAATACCGCCATTTATACCGGCACCCATGATAATGATACGACCGTAGGTTGGTATAAATACGTTTTGACTGCCGCGCCTTGTGTGGCTGAGTGCGTAAATAAGCTACTGCAGTTTGAGGATGGTCAGACATCTGGTGAACTGTGCTGGAAACTAATTGAAATGGCTTATGCGAGTAATGCCAATACGGTCATTATTCCCATGCAGGATATTCTCTGCCTGGGTGGTGAGGCTCGCATGAATTTTCCCGGCACAATAGGTGATGCAAACTGGGCATGGCGTTGCCGAAAAGCTACCCTAACCGACAAGCTAGCCGGACAGCTTGCTGAGCTTGCGACAAGATATAACAGGTAA
- a CDS encoding PTS sugar transporter subunit IIA: MFYVILVSHGEFAPGLHTAVKMIAGDRENVLSVSLKDGMDADTYAAAFTKLSAKITLEDRIVLLADIIGGSPLTTAMNVLASQGLLPVTQAFGGMNLPMALTVVLSGEAFDPSVCKGTVLAEAKDAIQEFELVTDEDEDDI; this comes from the coding sequence ATGTTTTATGTAATTCTGGTCAGCCATGGCGAGTTTGCGCCGGGGCTGCATACGGCTGTGAAAATGATTGCCGGTGATCGCGAGAATGTATTGTCTGTAAGTCTTAAAGACGGCATGGATGCCGATACATATGCGGCAGCTTTTACGAAGCTCAGCGCGAAAATCACGCTGGAGGACCGCATCGTATTATTGGCGGATATCATCGGCGGTTCGCCGCTCACGACGGCGATGAATGTTTTGGCAAGCCAAGGCCTCTTGCCGGTGACGCAGGCCTTTGGCGGCATGAATCTGCCGATGGCGCTTACGGTGGTACTGAGCGGGGAGGCCTTTGATCCGTCTGTGTGCAAAGGAACGGTACTCGCTGAAGCGAAGGACGCAATTCAGGAGTTCGAACTTGTAACAGATGAAGACGAAGATGACATCTGA
- a CDS encoding PTS system mannose/fructose/N-acetylgalactosamine-transporter subunit IIB, with the protein MSITFVRVDDRMIHGQTCTRWALEYPCDGLVAVNDAAATNPVLKAAYKNAAGKKTFVWSMVDWQKKCQKVIESDTRYFLITKNPIDMKRILVDQKFDPGIKTIIIGPCNDRPGAVQLGSNQSITQAEAEALEAIMQAGYEVEFALIKEKAIGNWKKFRGQFGFN; encoded by the coding sequence ATGTCGATTACATTTGTCAGAGTAGATGACCGCATGATCCATGGTCAGACTTGTACGCGTTGGGCGCTCGAATATCCGTGCGACGGATTGGTTGCTGTTAATGATGCGGCAGCAACCAATCCGGTACTGAAAGCTGCGTATAAGAACGCTGCGGGCAAGAAGACTTTTGTTTGGTCGATGGTAGATTGGCAGAAAAAATGTCAGAAGGTTATCGAAAGCGATACGCGCTATTTCCTGATTACGAAGAACCCGATTGATATGAAAAGGATCCTGGTCGATCAGAAATTTGATCCAGGCATCAAGACAATTATTATCGGTCCATGCAACGATCGTCCGGGTGCAGTCCAGCTTGGCAGCAACCAGTCAATCACGCAGGCGGAAGCTGAGGCATTGGAAGCCATCATGCAGGCTGGTTATGAAGTTGAATTCGCCCTCATCAAGGAAAAAGCCATTGGCAACTGGAAAAAATTCCGCGGCCAATTTGGTTTTAATTAA
- a CDS encoding sensor histidine kinase produces MTAAKNRQTISGIHYFMYSFNGLVIFLLAGFMSVTQAKINLSLAARSFLDPLSVVPWPAQKIFCLAVLSFLGLLGMSFLYRQDSLKESLWKYLILFLEIFFCVVVMRSINMAYDGVVLMVVADLVHGYQGKNQRVLLMFAMLGLYLIANYNLAALQMKMVPIEAYISYYNPAVQGVLKAACNIFTSFNLIIFVMYMIMLVQSQQKEKERIKSLNAQLNAANEQLRVYAIEVERMAETRERNRLAREIHDTLGHALTGIAAGLDACLATIDAAPDFTKRQLQKIGDTARHGITDVRRSVKKLRPDGLEKLSLKAALQQMVEDFSAASGMRIELMGTGWPEHLREDEEEVIYRVVQEGITNANRHGHAAKIRIAITCEENGLQILLEDNGIGCSNVQPGFGLRHMQERLALLKGTLQCEGENGFIIKASIPMSRKESYDDKSVDCR; encoded by the coding sequence ATGACAGCAGCGAAGAACAGACAAACTATATCCGGTATCCATTATTTCATGTATAGCTTTAATGGGCTTGTGATTTTTCTTTTGGCCGGTTTTATGAGTGTTACGCAGGCAAAGATTAACCTTTCCCTGGCGGCCCGATCGTTTCTTGATCCGTTGTCCGTTGTGCCATGGCCGGCGCAGAAAATTTTCTGCTTGGCCGTCCTCTCTTTTTTAGGGCTCCTGGGAATGAGCTTTCTATACCGTCAGGACAGTCTCAAGGAATCTCTTTGGAAATATCTGATTCTATTCCTGGAGATCTTTTTTTGTGTGGTGGTCATGCGCAGCATCAATATGGCTTATGACGGTGTAGTACTCATGGTTGTGGCTGATCTCGTGCATGGCTATCAGGGCAAGAATCAGCGGGTACTGTTGATGTTCGCGATGCTGGGATTGTATTTGATCGCCAATTATAATCTGGCGGCTCTGCAGATGAAGATGGTACCGATTGAAGCGTATATTTCGTATTATAATCCGGCGGTACAAGGCGTACTGAAGGCTGCCTGCAATATTTTTACTTCGTTCAATTTGATTATTTTCGTCATGTATATGATCATGCTCGTTCAGAGCCAACAGAAGGAAAAAGAACGGATAAAGTCGCTCAATGCTCAGCTTAATGCTGCCAACGAACAGCTCAGAGTCTATGCAATCGAAGTTGAGCGCATGGCGGAGACTCGGGAAAGGAACCGTCTGGCTCGCGAGATTCACGATACGCTCGGTCACGCACTGACCGGTATTGCGGCCGGGCTTGATGCCTGTCTGGCAACGATTGATGCAGCACCGGATTTCACGAAGAGGCAGCTGCAGAAAATCGGTGATACGGCACGTCATGGCATTACGGATGTGCGGCGTTCGGTGAAAAAGCTGCGCCCGGATGGTTTGGAAAAGCTTTCTCTCAAAGCGGCGTTGCAGCAGATGGTGGAGGATTTTTCGGCCGCCAGCGGCATGCGTATTGAACTGATGGGGACCGGCTGGCCGGAGCATTTGCGGGAGGACGAAGAGGAGGTCATTTACCGCGTGGTGCAGGAGGGCATAACGAATGCTAACCGGCATGGCCATGCGGCGAAGATCAGAATCGCGATTACCTGTGAGGAGAACGGACTGCAGATTCTGCTGGAGGATAATGGGATCGGCTGTAGCAATGTCCAGCCGGGGTTCGGTTTGCGGCATATGCAGGAACGGCTGGCGCTGTTAAAAGGAACATTGCAATGCGAAGGGGAAAACGGCTTTATCATAAAGGCGTCGATTCCCATGAGCAGGAAGGAAAGTTATGATGATAAAAGTGTTGATTGCAGATGA
- a CDS encoding thioesterase family protein encodes MYKVKQRNVEQRDTGASVGSGALPDLLAAPAFAAMMMDAAVDTVEDYLPKGFVSVGHKMEFTHTVPTVIGMNVQVRATLADVRGDRMIFNIVAYDEHGEIGYGKHERVVVNRDKLIQRAYERAGGQMPHLLLSKDRHLQDYLSSSHNSGGPA; translated from the coding sequence ATGTACAAAGTTAAACAGAGAAATGTAGAACAGCGTGATACCGGAGCGAGTGTTGGTTCGGGAGCCTTGCCTGATCTGCTGGCTGCACCAGCATTTGCCGCAATGATGATGGATGCTGCAGTTGACACTGTTGAGGATTATCTTCCGAAGGGATTCGTTAGTGTCGGACATAAAATGGAATTTACGCATACAGTGCCCACTGTAATTGGCATGAATGTACAAGTCAGAGCCACTCTGGCAGATGTGCGTGGAGACCGGATGATCTTTAATATCGTGGCCTATGATGAACACGGTGAAATAGGCTACGGCAAACACGAGCGGGTGGTTGTAAATCGTGACAAACTGATTCAACGCGCATATGAACGCGCTGGAGGACAAATGCCTCATCTGCTCTTGAGCAAGGATCGCCACCTTCAAGATTACCTATCCTCAAGCCATAATTCGGGCGGCCCCGCATAG
- a CDS encoding glucose-1-phosphate adenylyltransferase, translating to MTKKECLSIILAGGQGTRLAALTTQIAKPAIPFGGRYRLIDFTLSNCYNSGIDTVGVLTSSCPFKLDNQISTGRQPELYCTPCTIHTLPPIDGSDLYDGTANAVYKNIDFIERFSPEYVLILSGDHIYRMDYNLLLSYHKSKGAVATIATVKVPWAEVSRFGILGTHSNGAIEDFTEKPTFPRNNTASMGVYIFSWSKLKYYLKMDQENSSSSHDFGKNIIPAMIAHEEAMFAYPFNGYWKDVGTVASLYEAHMDLLSDPPGFDIEDMTWPIYSTLPLITASIDHSKRSLISDGSSILGQIDGSIIFADSYIGKRAKVKNSVIMPGAYIGIDAYIENAIIGPAAIVENGCTVYGDLNQSLPIAIVGEKAVVSVKKDNCIVNQNCR from the coding sequence ATGACTAAGAAAGAATGCCTTTCTATAATCTTGGCAGGTGGCCAAGGGACTCGTCTAGCGGCACTGACAACCCAAATTGCTAAGCCAGCCATACCATTTGGCGGCAGATATCGTCTAATTGACTTTACTTTGAGCAACTGTTATAACTCAGGTATTGATACTGTCGGTGTGCTGACTTCCAGCTGTCCGTTTAAGCTGGATAATCAAATTAGTACAGGACGGCAACCTGAACTGTATTGTACCCCTTGTACGATACACACACTTCCGCCTATTGACGGAAGCGATTTATATGATGGTACAGCTAACGCTGTATACAAGAACATAGACTTTATTGAACGGTTTTCTCCAGAATATGTTCTTATCCTATCTGGAGATCACATCTATAGAATGGACTATAATCTGCTTCTGAGTTACCACAAGAGTAAGGGAGCTGTTGCAACTATTGCCACTGTTAAGGTTCCATGGGCTGAAGTATCGCGGTTTGGGATTTTAGGGACCCATTCCAATGGTGCCATCGAAGATTTTACTGAGAAACCTACTTTTCCCAGAAATAATACTGCTTCAATGGGGGTTTATATATTTTCCTGGTCTAAATTAAAATATTATCTAAAAATGGATCAGGAAAATTCAAGTTCTAGTCATGACTTTGGGAAGAATATTATTCCCGCTATGATTGCTCATGAGGAAGCAATGTTTGCTTATCCTTTCAATGGCTATTGGAAGGATGTAGGAACAGTGGCTAGTTTGTATGAAGCACATATGGACCTGCTATCAGATCCACCCGGTTTTGACATTGAGGATATGACGTGGCCCATATATTCCACCTTACCACTCATAACGGCGAGTATTGATCATTCAAAGCGATCACTGATTAGTGACGGGTCTTCTATTTTGGGACAAATAGATGGCTCTATTATATTTGCCGATTCGTACATCGGTAAAAGGGCTAAAGTTAAAAATTCAGTGATCATGCCAGGAGCGTACATCGGCATTGACGCATATATTGAAAATGCTATTATTGGGCCAGCAGCCATTGTGGAAAATGGCTGTACTGTGTATGGCGATTTGAACCAATCATTACCTATTGCTATTGTTGGCGAGAAAGCCGTCGTATCCGTGAAAAAGGACAATTGCATTGTAAATCAAAATTGCAGATGA
- a CDS encoding PTS mannose/fructose/sorbose/N-acetylgalactosamine transporter subunit IIC, with the protein MEINAIQAALLGLCACLSSMPGLGGTTFGNYTLGRPLVAGLIVGLILGDVRSGIIIGAAIQIIYIALVTPGGTVSADVRAVSYIGIPLAICAVKGMGLDPATPQAQAMAAALGAAVGTLGTVLFYSTATTNLIWQHIGWKAVEKGDFGKLYLVDMGLPWISHVIFSFLPTFVITMAGAGMVDVMKAYLPMSGIAMKTLFTVGSLLPAVGVAILLKQVVKKPLDFITFFFGFTLAACMGLNLIASAIIGSFFAIINYKVIMVQNQRAAAPAGAADDDDEEDI; encoded by the coding sequence ATGGAAATCAATGCAATTCAAGCCGCCTTGTTGGGCCTCTGTGCGTGCTTGTCGAGTATGCCGGGTCTTGGCGGAACCACGTTTGGTAACTATACGCTCGGTCGTCCTTTGGTCGCAGGTCTTATCGTAGGTCTTATTTTAGGCGATGTTCGTTCTGGTATTATTATTGGTGCTGCGATCCAGATCATCTATATTGCGCTCGTGACGCCGGGCGGCACGGTTTCAGCCGATGTCCGCGCCGTCAGCTATATCGGTATTCCGCTTGCCATCTGTGCAGTTAAGGGGATGGGGCTTGATCCGGCAACGCCACAGGCACAGGCGATGGCGGCCGCACTTGGTGCAGCCGTTGGTACGCTCGGTACGGTGCTGTTCTATAGTACGGCGACGACGAATCTCATTTGGCAGCATATTGGCTGGAAGGCTGTCGAAAAAGGTGATTTCGGTAAGCTGTATCTGGTAGATATGGGGCTTCCCTGGATTTCGCATGTCATTTTCTCGTTTCTTCCAACGTTTGTCATCACGATGGCTGGTGCGGGTATGGTCGATGTCATGAAAGCTTATCTGCCGATGAGCGGCATTGCGATGAAGACGCTTTTCACGGTCGGCAGCTTGCTTCCAGCAGTAGGTGTTGCGATCCTTTTGAAACAGGTTGTAAAAAAACCACTCGATTTCATCACGTTTTTCTTTGGATTCACGCTTGCGGCCTGCATGGGCCTCAATCTCATTGCATCGGCGATTATCGGCTCATTTTTTGCGATTATCAATTATAAGGTCATCATGGTGCAGAACCAACGTGCTGCGGCACCGGCAGGAGCAGCAGATGACGATGATGAGGAGGATATCTGA
- a CDS encoding carbohydrate-binding protein: MRQDITGNYPQVNPSLIVLNYLKLKVAKLVMVLLGILKKRTRHNKNIMKGGIFMFKAASKKYLSNGVIVKPSNPEKYQNVTIVYNGLLAQSGACEVYAHVGFGKHWQGSRDIKMIRTSSGFEATIQAANADSLNVAFKDPINNWDNNSCMNYSFNIKN; encoded by the coding sequence TTGCGACAAGATATAACAGGTAACTATCCGCAAGTCAATCCCAGTTTGATCGTATTGAATTATTTAAAATTAAAAGTGGCAAAATTAGTAATGGTTCTTTTAGGTATCTTAAAAAAAAGAACTAGGCACAATAAGAATATTATGAAAGGAGGAATTTTTATGTTCAAGGCTGCGAGTAAAAAATATTTATCCAATGGTGTTATTGTTAAACCCAGTAATCCTGAAAAATATCAGAATGTGACCATTGTTTACAATGGATTACTAGCTCAGAGTGGGGCTTGTGAGGTATACGCACATGTCGGTTTCGGTAAACATTGGCAAGGCAGCCGGGACATTAAAATGATTCGCACTTCTTCTGGTTTTGAAGCAACAATTCAAGCGGCAAATGCGGATTCTTTGAATGTTGCTTTTAAAGATCCAATTAATAATTGGGATAATAATTCCTGTATGAATTATAGCTTTAATATCAAAAATTAG